In Liquorilactobacillus nagelii DSM 13675, the following proteins share a genomic window:
- a CDS encoding NADPH-dependent FMN reductase gives MKLVGIVGTNAAKSTNRTLLRYMKKHFVDQAEIEICEINALPFFNKPDSHQPPAEIAQISKKIVAADGVIISTPEYDHSIPAALANLLEWFAYTTKPLQDKPVMITGASYGVLGTSRAQNHLRQMLNAPELKGLVMPGREYLLGHSLQAFDQDQNLIDKQKATELDQYFHDFCDFVLRNK, from the coding sequence ATAAAATTAGTCGGCATTGTTGGTACAAATGCAGCTAAATCAACAAATCGAACCTTATTGCGATATATGAAAAAGCATTTCGTAGATCAAGCAGAAATTGAAATTTGTGAAATTAATGCACTCCCTTTTTTTAATAAACCAGATTCACATCAACCACCAGCAGAAATTGCTCAAATAAGCAAAAAGATTGTGGCAGCCGATGGAGTTATAATCAGTACGCCGGAATATGATCATTCGATCCCGGCTGCCTTAGCAAATTTGCTAGAATGGTTTGCTTACACTACTAAGCCATTGCAAGATAAGCCAGTTATGATTACTGGCGCATCATATGGGGTTTTGGGTACTTCAAGAGCTCAAAATCATTTGCGGCAAATGTTGAATGCACCTGAGCTGAAAGGTTTAGTCATGCCTGGACGTGAGTATTTACTCGGTCATTCATTACAAGCTTTTGATCAAGATCAGAATTTGATTGATAAACAAAAAGCAACTGAATTGGATCAGTATTTCCATGATTTTTGTGATTTTGTATTGCGAAATAAGTAA
- a CDS encoding LysR family transcriptional regulator: MLTKNPALMLQYLDALLKHSNFTKAAKDLYISQPYLTQTIKRIEQELGVAIIDRQNQQLHLSEAGKIYYRYLEKQNAENAALSQQLARYTQTDQKILKLGVLSSLGSFLLPLFLPKFLTNHPHVKIVLVENPPAINEKLIINGELDFWLGQNPETVDPTLQLKTVGTEDYLAVIPDNSKLYDEKKQQLPDGSIPIKMLLHEPLVLSTTDSAIRHQVDALLSKYKITPNIIIESQNIVTAAELAAHGMGITIVPASVAKKITPGNYNFYYLPNHLISLRYFIAFQRIRTLSAPEKELIQAFSAIKNTTK, from the coding sequence TTGCTTACTAAAAATCCAGCTTTAATGCTGCAATATCTCGATGCACTTTTAAAACACAGTAACTTTACCAAAGCTGCTAAAGATCTCTACATTTCCCAACCTTATTTAACTCAGACTATCAAACGAATCGAACAAGAGCTTGGGGTTGCAATTATCGATCGCCAAAATCAACAACTTCATCTAAGCGAGGCTGGGAAAATTTACTACCGTTATTTGGAAAAACAAAATGCTGAAAACGCTGCTTTAAGTCAACAACTAGCCCGTTATACTCAGACAGATCAAAAAATTCTCAAATTAGGTGTTTTGTCCAGTCTTGGTAGTTTTTTGCTGCCATTATTTTTGCCTAAGTTTTTAACAAACCACCCGCATGTAAAAATCGTTCTGGTTGAAAATCCACCGGCGATTAACGAAAAATTAATAATTAACGGCGAGCTTGATTTTTGGCTTGGTCAAAATCCAGAAACTGTTGATCCAACGCTTCAATTAAAAACTGTTGGAACTGAGGATTATCTAGCAGTAATTCCTGATAATTCAAAATTATATGACGAAAAAAAGCAACAGTTGCCTGACGGATCAATCCCCATCAAGATGCTGTTGCATGAACCATTAGTTTTAAGCACTACTGATTCAGCTATTCGACATCAAGTCGATGCACTGCTTAGTAAATATAAAATTACGCCTAACATTATAATTGAAAGCCAAAATATTGTTACTGCGGCCGAATTAGCAGCACATGGCATGGGAATAACTATTGTTCCAGCCAGCGTTGCCAAGAAAATAACTCCGGGTAATTATAATTTCTATTATTTGCCAAATCACTTAATTAGTTTGCGCTACTTCATTGCTTTCCAACGAATTCGAACTTTATCTGCACCCGAAAAAGAACTAATTCAAGCTTTTTCAGCCATCAAAAATACGACGAAGTAA
- a CDS encoding dihydrolipoyl dehydrogenase family protein has protein sequence MNKTYDFDVIYLGGGHGSFDGAGPLAASGKKVAVIESGLWGGTCPNRGCNAKITLDETIPLLREVDRMSDILNGQLKINWPNLIAHKQAVIENLPKKIYQGLETAGVKLIHGYGQLQDGHTVEVDDQKYTAEKIVIATGLRPNRLSVPGSELAHDSNDFMKLKELPARIAIIGSGYISLEFATIANAVGSEVTVFMHHDMALRAFYQPFVKQVLQDLEKRGVSFIKNAAVQSFATAANGVTVNYGNDQSKTVDWILDATGRIPNVEDLGLDVAGVQYTKRGITVDGYLRTNIDSIYAAGDVIDKIQPKLTPTATFESYYLYQLFSGQTSQPISYPAIPSTVYTSPRIAKVGLIPSNVEQNTEDWKLVHNKIADDWYRQIDQQSLGESILVFDQQHHLVGATEFSEQAEDAINTLLPAVVFHYNQDQMWQLAHIFPSISASAWHKIR, from the coding sequence ATGAATAAAACTTATGATTTTGATGTAATTTACCTTGGTGGGGGTCATGGTAGTTTCGATGGTGCGGGGCCTTTAGCTGCCAGCGGTAAAAAAGTGGCAGTGATTGAAAGCGGTCTCTGGGGTGGAACTTGTCCTAATCGTGGATGCAATGCGAAAATAACTTTAGATGAAACAATTCCATTATTGCGGGAAGTTGACCGTATGTCAGATATTCTTAATGGTCAATTGAAGATTAATTGGCCTAATCTAATTGCTCATAAACAAGCAGTTATTGAAAATCTACCTAAAAAAATCTATCAAGGGCTTGAGACTGCTGGCGTTAAGCTAATCCATGGTTATGGTCAATTGCAAGATGGACATACGGTTGAAGTTGATGATCAAAAATATACAGCTGAAAAAATCGTTATTGCAACAGGTCTAAGACCCAATCGGTTGAGTGTTCCTGGAAGTGAATTAGCTCATGATAGTAATGACTTTATGAAGCTCAAAGAATTACCAGCTCGAATTGCTATTATTGGATCTGGTTATATTAGTTTGGAATTTGCAACAATCGCTAATGCTGTTGGTTCGGAAGTTACCGTTTTTATGCATCACGATATGGCATTACGTGCTTTTTACCAGCCATTTGTTAAGCAAGTTTTGCAAGATTTAGAAAAACGTGGTGTTTCTTTCATTAAGAATGCAGCAGTTCAATCTTTTGCAACTGCAGCAAATGGGGTTACTGTTAATTATGGTAATGATCAAAGTAAAACAGTTGACTGGATTTTAGATGCAACCGGCCGGATTCCAAATGTCGAGGACTTAGGACTAGATGTTGCCGGTGTCCAGTATACTAAACGTGGGATTACAGTCGATGGCTATTTACGAACAAATATTGACAGTATCTATGCGGCAGGTGATGTGATCGATAAAATTCAGCCTAAATTGACACCGACAGCAACTTTTGAATCATACTACCTTTATCAACTTTTCAGTGGCCAAACAAGCCAGCCAATTTCTTATCCGGCAATTCCTTCAACGGTTTATACATCTCCGCGAATTGCTAAGGTTGGGTTGATTCCGTCTAATGTTGAACAAAACACCGAAGATTGGAAACTTGTTCATAATAAAATAGCCGATGATTGGTATCGGCAAATTGATCAACAATCCCTTGGTGAAAGTATTTTGGTTTTTGATCAGCAGCATCATCTTGTGGGGGCGACAGAATTTAGCGAACAAGCAGAAGATGCGATAAATACTTTGCTTCCAGCGGTTGTGTTCCACTATAATCAAGACCAAATGTGGCAATTAGCTCATATATTTCCATCAATTAGCGCATCTGCTTGGCATAAAATCCGTTAG
- a CDS encoding serine hydrolase domain-containing protein, with translation MITNNLGIAETINNAINQRAVYGVSYSLLGLEQNEQHYLGYQGTGSDKIAIRPDLEYDLASLTKVIGTSTRILQLLGIGKIKLTDTIGNFLTNLKHPELTIKDLLLHCSGLPADIADVSELNRAGLIERVKQADLIYPTGSQTVYSDLGFILLGWIIAAIDGDLADSLNEHIFKPLAMNQTGFKLANQPPANFVPTENLPQRGGIIRGQVHDQKAWLLDGQSGHAGLFSTLSDLSNFASMYLHYGIFNEQPILQPASFALLKKFYQNGRTLGWQRWSPEGMKIWHTGFTGTSIALDLDQKTGFVCLTNRIYPTRQNQAWLKWRKLAVGLFFEEPEMIVSSTITD, from the coding sequence ATGATAACAAACAATTTAGGAATAGCTGAAACAATTAATAACGCAATTAATCAACGAGCAGTTTACGGAGTTTCATATTCGCTATTAGGTTTGGAGCAAAATGAACAGCATTATTTAGGTTACCAAGGGACTGGTTCAGACAAAATTGCAATTCGACCTGATTTGGAATATGATTTAGCCTCGTTGACTAAGGTTATTGGAACTAGTACAAGAATTTTACAATTACTTGGTATTGGTAAAATAAAGTTAACAGATACAATTGGAAATTTTTTAACTAATTTAAAGCATCCCGAACTAACAATTAAGGATTTATTATTACACTGCAGTGGATTACCGGCAGATATTGCTGATGTAAGTGAGCTTAACCGTGCTGGATTAATCGAGCGCGTTAAACAAGCAGACTTAATCTATCCAACTGGAAGTCAGACGGTTTATTCAGATTTAGGGTTTATTCTATTAGGTTGGATAATCGCAGCAATTGATGGTGATTTAGCAGATAGCTTGAACGAGCATATTTTTAAACCATTAGCGATGAATCAAACTGGTTTTAAGCTTGCTAATCAGCCACCAGCTAACTTTGTGCCAACCGAAAACTTACCCCAACGCGGCGGAATCATTCGTGGTCAAGTTCATGATCAAAAGGCTTGGTTACTTGATGGCCAAAGCGGGCACGCCGGCTTATTTTCAACATTGAGCGATTTAAGTAACTTTGCCTCAATGTATTTGCATTATGGAATTTTTAATGAACAGCCAATTTTGCAGCCTGCAAGTTTTGCCTTATTGAAAAAGTTTTATCAAAATGGACGAACCTTGGGCTGGCAACGCTGGTCACCAGAAGGAATGAAGATTTGGCATACCGGATTTACGGGCACTTCAATTGCTTTGGACCTAGATCAGAAAACGGGCTTTGTTTGTTTGACCAATCGCATTTATCCGACTCGGCAAAATCAAGCTTGGTTAAAGTGGCGCAAACTAGCGGTGGGACTTTTTTTTGAAGAACCAGAAATGATTGTGTCATCAACTATTACCGACTAA
- a CDS encoding PTS sugar transporter subunit IIA, with protein MKLILMSHGPLASAILTSAEMIIGKISGAQSFSLTREMGPTELKKQVSTVLATFPTDETVVIGLDLLGGTPSNVAVQLLAENPHLEVVTGINLPMVIEFGNQQLLGKFNLSQLLSMGTVGITDLKEKLTADQADDEE; from the coding sequence GTGAAATTAATTTTGATGAGTCACGGTCCACTAGCTTCGGCAATCTTGACTAGTGCAGAAATGATTATTGGAAAAATTTCTGGTGCACAGAGTTTTAGTTTAACCAGAGAGATGGGGCCAACTGAGCTAAAAAAGCAAGTTTCTACTGTACTTGCAACTTTTCCAACTGATGAAACGGTTGTCATTGGACTTGATTTATTAGGTGGAACACCATCAAATGTAGCTGTCCAATTATTGGCTGAAAATCCGCATTTAGAAGTAGTTACTGGAATTAATTTGCCAATGGTAATTGAATTTGGTAATCAGCAATTACTGGGAAAATTTAATTTATCCCAATTGTTATCTATGGGAACAGTTGGAATTACTGATCTCAAAGAAAAATTAACTGCTGATCAAGCTGATGATGAAGAATGA
- a CDS encoding PTS system mannose/fructose/sorbose family transporter subunit IID: MAMKTDYKLTKKDFRQINRRNLFFNQLGWNYEKMQGSGYLFIIMPQLRKLYGDHTPELKKAMKAHNQFFNTNPFVNTIIQGIDLAIEENKGVESLETVSGLKTGLMGPLAAIGDSIFASLLPAIMGAIAANMAVQGNPFGLFLWLLANLFVMYLRWIQLPLAYREGTNLVTKMQGQLNSLTDAATLLGVYVVGALVATLISVQVPLVANIGKVTVNLQNELDMIMPKLIPGVIVGLIYWLLGRKKMTSTKAIFIVIIVAIICSALGILGKTA, translated from the coding sequence ATGGCGATGAAGACTGATTATAAATTAACCAAGAAGGATTTTAGGCAGATCAACCGCCGCAATTTGTTTTTTAATCAATTAGGTTGGAACTACGAAAAAATGCAGGGATCAGGCTATTTATTTATCATTATGCCGCAACTGCGGAAATTGTACGGTGATCATACTCCGGAATTAAAAAAAGCGATGAAAGCTCATAACCAATTTTTCAATACTAATCCCTTTGTTAATACAATTATCCAAGGAATTGATTTAGCAATTGAAGAAAACAAAGGTGTTGAATCTTTAGAGACAGTTTCCGGTTTAAAAACAGGCTTAATGGGTCCATTAGCTGCAATTGGAGATTCAATTTTTGCCTCATTACTTCCAGCGATCATGGGTGCGATTGCAGCTAATATGGCAGTTCAAGGTAATCCATTTGGTTTGTTTCTCTGGTTATTAGCAAATTTGTTTGTGATGTATCTGCGGTGGATTCAACTTCCATTGGCTTATCGTGAAGGAACTAATTTGGTAACTAAGATGCAAGGACAACTTAATTCATTAACGGATGCAGCCACCTTGTTAGGTGTTTATGTTGTCGGCGCTTTAGTAGCCACATTGATTAGTGTTCAAGTTCCTTTAGTAGCAAATATTGGCAAAGTGACCGTTAATCTTCAAAATGAACTTGATATGATTATGCCTAAATTAATTCCAGGAGTAATTGTCGGGCTAATTTATTGGTTGCTTGGTCGTAAGAAAATGACATCAACTAAAGCAATTTTTATCGTGATAATTGTGGCAATTATTTGTTCAGCTTTAGGGATCTTAGGAAAAACAGCTTGA
- a CDS encoding PTS mannose/fructose/sorbose/N-acetylgalactosamine transporter subunit IIC: MHSEILFWQVLLLTLYSMYQIWDDLTIVSSLAQPVWAGLIAGAVMGDVTKGLIIGGSLQLTVLGVGTFGGSSKIDANSGTILATAFSISTGMNASTAVAAIGVPVASLMIETDILGRFTNTFFQHRIDHLIDEENYPAIERNYLYGVFPWMLSRGIPVFLALQFGGSFVSQAVKVLDTNLKWLSNGLATAGALLPAVGFAILLRYLPVKKHLAYLILGFTLTALFSTLYTNVQSLGTTMAKVSKGFSGSFNTVSMVAIALIGLTFAINEYKRDVEKQQLTELSQQSAATGEVTADQEGEIYGDED; the protein is encoded by the coding sequence ATGCACAGTGAAATTTTATTTTGGCAGGTTTTATTATTGACACTTTATTCAATGTATCAGATTTGGGACGATTTAACGATTGTATCCTCGCTGGCTCAACCAGTTTGGGCAGGATTAATTGCTGGAGCTGTCATGGGAGATGTTACCAAAGGATTGATTATTGGTGGCAGTTTGCAGCTTACAGTTTTAGGAGTCGGAACATTTGGTGGTTCCTCAAAAATTGATGCTAACTCTGGGACGATTTTAGCAACTGCCTTTTCTATCAGTACGGGAATGAATGCTTCAACAGCTGTTGCAGCTATTGGCGTGCCGGTAGCATCATTAATGATTGAAACTGATATCCTGGGTCGCTTTACCAATACCTTTTTCCAACACCGAATCGATCATTTGATTGATGAAGAAAACTATCCGGCCATTGAGCGCAACTATTTATATGGGGTTTTTCCTTGGATGCTCTCACGAGGAATTCCAGTCTTTTTAGCTTTACAGTTCGGTGGTAGCTTTGTTTCTCAAGCAGTAAAAGTTCTCGATACTAATTTGAAGTGGCTCAGCAATGGTTTAGCAACGGCTGGAGCTTTGTTACCGGCCGTTGGTTTTGCAATTTTACTGCGTTATTTACCAGTGAAGAAGCATTTAGCCTATTTAATTTTAGGTTTCACCTTGACTGCTTTGTTTAGTACTTTATATACTAATGTTCAATCTTTAGGTACTACGATGGCAAAAGTTTCCAAAGGTTTTAGTGGTTCCTTTAACACGGTTTCAATGGTGGCAATTGCTCTGATTGGACTGACTTTTGCGATTAATGAATATAAACGCGATGTTGAAAAGCAACAGTTAACTGAGTTAAGTCAGCAATCAGCAGCTACAGGCGAAGTGACAGCAGATCAGGAGGGCGAAATTTATGGCGATGAAGACTGA
- a CDS encoding PTS sugar transporter subunit IIB: MAITAVRIDGRLLHGQVANMWTNVVGATRIMVIDDEVAASPVAKAGIKLAKPAGVNLSILNEERAAGNILAGRYDSQKVFILVKRPAVLLHLLKKGVPLKVVNVGNMSQSDATKPLTPSINLVPQDVADFQELHKSGVKLTVQMVPSDPLLDLMDLLKKF, encoded by the coding sequence ATGGCAATTACAGCAGTTAGAATTGATGGAAGATTATTACATGGTCAGGTTGCTAATATGTGGACCAATGTTGTCGGAGCAACACGAATTATGGTAATTGATGATGAGGTAGCTGCTTCACCAGTTGCTAAGGCTGGAATTAAGTTAGCTAAGCCCGCTGGAGTAAATTTGAGTATCTTAAATGAAGAACGAGCAGCGGGTAATATATTAGCAGGGCGTTACGATTCGCAAAAAGTCTTTATTCTAGTCAAACGACCGGCTGTTTTACTTCATTTGCTAAAAAAAGGTGTTCCGTTAAAAGTTGTCAATGTAGGTAATATGTCGCAAAGCGATGCAACTAAACCATTAACACCTTCAATCAATTTAGTTCCGCAAGATGTGGCTGATTTTCAAGAATTACATAAATCAGGAGTGAAATTGACTGTGCAAATGGTCCCAAGTGACCCACTACTTGATCTAATGGATTTATTGAAGAAATTTTAA
- a CDS encoding TMEM175 family protein — MSKNRLEAFSDGVFAILITIMVLELKTPETVDWTEIIKPAFFATLSAYVLSFLFIASFSISHHTIITPVKSINQKLLWTNNLLLLAVSLLPLVTAWHGRFPNTVAPSVCYLLIYVLSVLGLYLLGQVALSHVATNQQQFCQQTNKIRLHLVVFGLLALLLTFFIPQISSLAVFAILIYWLTNSWQRKKTK, encoded by the coding sequence ATGTCTAAAAATCGTTTAGAAGCTTTTAGCGATGGTGTCTTCGCAATTTTAATCACTATTATGGTCTTAGAGTTGAAGACACCTGAGACTGTTGATTGGACTGAAATAATCAAACCAGCTTTCTTCGCCACCCTTTCAGCATATGTGCTGAGTTTTCTATTTATCGCCAGTTTTTCGATCAGCCATCATACAATCATTACACCTGTGAAATCAATCAACCAAAAATTATTATGGACTAATAATTTACTTTTACTGGCGGTCAGTCTGTTGCCCTTAGTAACTGCTTGGCATGGTCGTTTTCCCAATACTGTTGCGCCAAGTGTTTGCTATCTGCTAATTTATGTTTTGTCTGTACTAGGCCTTTATCTATTAGGTCAAGTTGCTCTCAGCCACGTTGCCACAAACCAACAGCAATTTTGTCAACAAACTAATAAAATTCGACTGCATTTAGTTGTTTTTGGCCTTTTGGCTTTGCTTTTAACTTTTTTTATTCCACAGATTTCTTCTTTAGCAGTTTTTGCAATTCTAATTTACTGGTTAACTAATTCTTGGCAGCGTAAAAAAACAAAATAG
- the yidA gene encoding sugar-phosphatase, with product MISIKLIAIDIDGTLVNSAKKLTSGVKKTIAQAKSRGIKVVICTGRPLAGVQSLLEQLSLANQPDQYVISFGGAMIQATDGKQIALKPISYENYLDLEFLARKKQLHFHALSQNKIYTANRDIGHYTVYESRLVNLEIAYRTPEELRGIQLVKGMFIDDESKLSQAMQDWQPFAALEKELVFTKSAPFYLEANAQGVNKGSALKTLGETLQLQPSEMMAIGDENNDLSMIEIAGLGVAMGNAIPIVKQAADVITTDNDHDGVAQAIKEYAL from the coding sequence ATTATTTCAATTAAATTAATTGCAATTGATATTGATGGCACACTGGTTAATTCCGCTAAAAAATTAACCAGCGGTGTTAAAAAGACAATTGCTCAAGCAAAAAGTCGAGGAATTAAAGTGGTCATTTGTACAGGTCGACCATTGGCTGGGGTTCAAAGCCTTTTAGAACAATTATCTTTGGCTAATCAACCAGATCAGTATGTTATCAGTTTCGGCGGCGCAATGATTCAAGCGACTGACGGAAAGCAAATTGCATTGAAGCCGATTTCTTATGAAAATTATCTTGACTTAGAATTCTTAGCCCGGAAAAAGCAATTGCATTTTCATGCTTTGAGTCAAAACAAAATTTATACAGCTAATCGAGACATTGGTCATTACACGGTTTATGAAAGTCGCTTAGTTAATTTGGAAATTGCTTATCGTACACCTGAGGAATTACGAGGAATTCAGCTGGTTAAAGGAATGTTCATCGATGATGAAAGCAAATTATCCCAAGCTATGCAGGATTGGCAGCCTTTCGCCGCATTGGAAAAGGAATTGGTTTTTACTAAAAGCGCACCTTTTTATTTAGAGGCTAATGCTCAAGGAGTTAATAAAGGGTCAGCATTGAAAACCTTGGGAGAAACTTTGCAACTTCAACCAAGCGAAATGATGGCAATTGGCGATGAAAATAATGATCTCAGTATGATCGAAATTGCTGGATTGGGTGTCGCAATGGGAAATGCAATTCCAATTGTCAAGCAAGCAGCGGATGTTATTACGACTGATAATGATCATGATGGTGTCGCTCAGGCAATTAAAGAGTACGCTTTGTAA